Proteins from a single region of Candidatus Dormiibacterota bacterium:
- a CDS encoding copper amine oxidase N-terminal domain-containing protein: MKRLSTGVLALLMTAGLGLNAVAAPTSASHGNIGTNAIAQASGMAAEAPPANFGSPPSGQIPILYNDHHVYSKPDTLKQGRVLAALVKGGTVLIPLRSMFEQMGASVSYDAGSKTVTVSKPGAEVKVTVGKPEVMINGESRPLDVPPMLYKGSVLVPIRVISEGMGAYVQWVPDKQLVVVRYVPPTPPPAPATPEPTAAPTAPPTPTPAPVATPYQEKFISGDYIISPKVYNEFSAGQNNNNKDGFSYQLDGAAEFTALSLPWMLEGNYRQINYQHGQTAPTTAANAGQICDGLNGHATGGDPGCVTAIGGQFQTFVPAFTVRNYDFDVRLGLKVLNPRVYVGVGYMFRANNAGYPRLTAFGFGAEKLPDLDQPFSIFGNLWYYPNLKGNFSNPTQNYTLSYNYMKYELGVAFSLKNSPLFFDAGFLGDSAKNKLNAPANESANGAFVGLGLKF, from the coding sequence TTGAAGCGACTGAGCACCGGAGTCCTCGCCTTGCTGATGACAGCTGGCCTGGGACTCAATGCGGTCGCCGCCCCGACCTCCGCATCGCATGGCAACATTGGAACCAACGCGATCGCGCAGGCTTCGGGCATGGCCGCCGAGGCTCCGCCGGCGAATTTCGGTTCTCCGCCGTCGGGCCAAATCCCGATTCTTTATAACGACCATCACGTGTACAGCAAGCCCGATACCCTCAAGCAGGGTCGCGTTCTCGCTGCGCTCGTGAAGGGCGGCACCGTGCTGATCCCACTTCGCTCGATGTTCGAGCAAATGGGCGCATCGGTATCGTATGATGCCGGCAGCAAGACCGTTACGGTCAGCAAGCCGGGAGCCGAGGTCAAAGTGACCGTCGGTAAACCAGAAGTCATGATCAACGGCGAATCGCGTCCTCTGGACGTCCCGCCGATGCTCTACAAGGGCAGCGTCCTCGTGCCGATCCGCGTTATTTCGGAAGGCATGGGAGCGTACGTCCAGTGGGTCCCCGACAAGCAACTCGTCGTGGTCCGCTACGTTCCGCCGACCCCGCCGCCAGCTCCGGCCACGCCGGAACCGACGGCCGCGCCGACGGCTCCTCCGACGCCGACCCCGGCGCCGGTAGCGACCCCGTATCAAGAGAAGTTCATCTCCGGCGATTACATTATCTCGCCGAAGGTGTACAACGAGTTCTCTGCCGGGCAGAACAACAACAACAAGGACGGCTTCTCGTATCAACTCGATGGCGCCGCCGAGTTCACGGCTCTTAGCCTGCCGTGGATGCTCGAAGGCAATTATCGTCAGATCAACTACCAGCACGGACAGACGGCCCCAACGACCGCTGCTAATGCCGGCCAGATCTGCGATGGTCTCAATGGTCATGCAACTGGGGGCGACCCGGGTTGCGTCACCGCCATCGGCGGACAGTTCCAGACGTTCGTTCCGGCCTTCACGGTGCGGAACTACGACTTCGACGTGCGCTTGGGCCTCAAGGTCCTCAACCCGCGCGTCTACGTCGGCGTCGGCTACATGTTCCGTGCAAACAACGCCGGCTACCCGCGCCTCACGGCGTTCGGTTTCGGCGCCGAGAAACTGCCTGATCTCGATCAGCCGTTCTCGATCTTCGGCAACCTGTGGTACTACCCGAACCTGAAGGGGAACTTCTCGAACCCCACTCAGAACTACACGTTGTCGTACAACTACATGAAGTATGAGCTTGGTGTAGCCTTCTCGCTCAAGAACAGCCCGCTGTTCTTCGACGCTGGCTTCCTCGGCGATAGCGCCAAGAACAAGCTGAATGCTCCGGCGAACGAATCGGCCAACGGTGCCTTCGTCGGTCTCGGTCTGAAGTTCTAA
- a CDS encoding carbon-nitrogen hydrolase family protein gives MTRSIRTAALQLSATPREAFARAWPLHLAAIEHAAAGSDLLVLPEATLPGYVLGNDRIDDAAIERAIAQLRDAAKRHGTVIVAGVAQRVNEQLRNRALAIEADGTIAGHADKLFLWHFDRKWFEAGDTLEPVATSLGRLGILVCADGRMPEIASTLVDRGAEILVMPTAWVTSGRDPEHLENGQADLLVRVRAYENGVPFVAANKCGVELGMVAYCGKSQIVSARGEVLAIADERNQTSITHALDIGGSLPHRGAGRPREREVSTPDPARNIRIAISMDAPDERTALRLATLDARCVLTPQGYEPTLGSAEMPTVRCSDLEPLDPGYLAGYRRLGYRVAAWDVVRATAWMQSVARARALELRIYVIVFDRQADRAYAVDPDGAIVAGTFGDYRMASFSLDLRRTMETSVAPGTDIGEGLERVHAAISGVT, from the coding sequence ATGACGCGTTCCATCCGGACGGCCGCTCTCCAGCTGTCGGCCACACCCCGCGAAGCCTTCGCACGAGCGTGGCCGCTCCATCTCGCGGCGATCGAGCACGCCGCGGCGGGCTCCGACCTGCTCGTGCTTCCCGAGGCGACCCTCCCCGGTTACGTGTTGGGAAACGACCGCATCGACGATGCGGCAATCGAGCGAGCGATCGCACAATTGCGCGACGCCGCCAAGCGCCACGGCACGGTGATTGTGGCCGGGGTCGCGCAGCGAGTGAACGAGCAACTGCGCAACCGTGCGCTCGCGATCGAAGCCGATGGGACGATTGCCGGGCATGCCGATAAACTCTTTTTATGGCACTTCGACCGTAAATGGTTCGAAGCTGGCGACACCCTCGAACCGGTGGCCACCTCGCTCGGCCGGCTCGGCATATTAGTGTGCGCGGACGGACGCATGCCGGAAATTGCAAGCACGCTGGTCGATCGCGGAGCGGAGATCCTGGTCATGCCGACGGCGTGGGTCACGAGCGGGCGCGACCCCGAGCATTTGGAGAACGGTCAAGCCGACCTGCTGGTGCGCGTGCGCGCGTATGAAAACGGCGTGCCGTTCGTCGCGGCCAACAAGTGCGGCGTGGAACTCGGCATGGTTGCGTATTGCGGAAAGAGCCAAATCGTCAGCGCGCGGGGCGAGGTCCTCGCGATCGCGGACGAACGTAACCAAACATCTATCACGCACGCGCTGGATATCGGCGGATCGCTGCCCCATCGCGGCGCGGGCCGCCCGCGCGAGCGTGAGGTGAGCACACCCGACCCCGCGCGGAACATTCGGATCGCCATCTCTATGGATGCTCCGGACGAGCGAACGGCGCTACGCCTAGCCACCCTCGACGCGCGCTGCGTCCTAACGCCGCAGGGTTACGAACCCACCCTAGGCTCGGCCGAGATGCCGACGGTGCGCTGCTCCGATCTCGAACCGCTCGACCCCGGCTACCTCGCCGGGTATCGACGGCTCGGGTACCGCGTCGCGGCCTGGGATGTGGTTCGCGCAACGGCATGGATGCAGAGCGTCGCGCGAGCGCGAGCGCTGGAATTACGCATCTACGTGATCGTCTTCGACCGGCAGGCCGACCGCGCGTATGCCGTCGATCCGGATGGCGCGATCGTGGCCGGAACCTTCGGCGATTATCGCATGGCAAGCTTTTCGCTCGATCTGCGGCGAACGATGGAAACCAGCGTCGCACCCGGCACCGATATAGGTGAAGGGCTCGAGCGCGTCCACGCCGCCATTTCCGGAGTTACATGA
- a CDS encoding DUF4337 family protein, translating to MSFDAHKAITEAAERHEHVSKGERLVPLAAAIIAVLAALGTLFAHHRSISALSVKNDSIIAQARSLDLYNYYQARRTRFTVYSALLAAGVPGDPAARKRLEVAASVESRASAQTLESAKQFEATSEHEQDRSENILQSFETLEVATTLFEIAIVFVSISALSQTRLLLYLAGGMTAFGIAFFVTGLIQAH from the coding sequence ATGAGTTTCGACGCGCACAAGGCCATAACCGAGGCCGCAGAGCGCCACGAGCACGTTTCAAAGGGCGAACGCTTGGTGCCCCTCGCGGCGGCGATCATTGCCGTGTTGGCCGCACTCGGTACGCTCTTTGCCCACCATCGTTCGATCTCGGCGCTCTCGGTGAAGAACGATTCCATAATCGCACAAGCGCGCTCGCTCGATCTCTACAATTACTATCAAGCGCGCCGGACGCGTTTTACGGTCTATTCGGCGCTTCTGGCGGCCGGCGTGCCGGGCGATCCGGCGGCGCGCAAACGCCTTGAGGTTGCCGCTTCCGTCGAGAGCCGAGCCTCCGCGCAAACGCTTGAGTCCGCCAAGCAGTTCGAGGCAACCTCGGAGCACGAGCAGGACCGTTCCGAAAACATTCTGCAGTCGTTCGAGACGCTTGAAGTAGCGACGACGCTGTTCGAAATCGCGATCGTCTTCGTATCGATCTCGGCGCTTTCGCAAACGCGGCTACTCCTCTACCTCGCCGGCGGCATGACCGCTTTCGGCATCGCATTTTTCGTTACCGGATTGATCCAAGCGCATTGA
- a CDS encoding YncE family protein → MEWIPIRRVAAIATLIVCVASAPVATHHALATATLLTSSTPYLPGSRIGIHTDGINAPYQIRILGDASVVNGDIAFPTDAPPGTTTIFATNPYGLASRRLRVTAPPPVRAPFIAVASYDEGVVLHRPTAPFAPFAVLGIGGAPSDVAIDADGRLAAADTDTDTLTVATLQPWGVTRFHDVPVGDEVAFDPHSHALFVTNRDVEGKGALTRIDASSSPTRVITGDTAEGLAIDNARQLVYVANVNSGTISVVDAATMRVRTTFHGVARNFSLALSDDGNRLYAVSNQSRTSILGASGGVVAYALNDGSPHLVARSAALAFPVGVAYDHRDRRVFVTDERDDVVDVLDARTLRPVHAPLETCSTPWLPTYDAATARLYVPCSRSGAVDVFDGRTLARVAGAPFATGGYPLAVALWHPDAP, encoded by the coding sequence ATGGAATGGATTCCGATACGGCGCGTTGCCGCGATCGCAACGCTCATCGTATGCGTCGCGAGCGCGCCGGTGGCAACCCATCACGCCCTCGCTACGGCAACGCTCCTGACGAGTTCGACGCCCTACTTACCCGGCAGTCGCATCGGCATCCATACCGACGGCATCAACGCGCCCTACCAAATTCGCATCCTCGGCGACGCCTCGGTCGTGAACGGCGACATCGCGTTCCCCACCGACGCGCCCCCCGGAACCACCACCATCTTTGCGACCAATCCGTACGGATTGGCTTCGCGCCGCCTGCGGGTCACGGCTCCGCCGCCGGTGCGGGCACCGTTCATCGCCGTCGCGTCGTACGATGAGGGCGTCGTCTTGCACCGGCCTACGGCGCCGTTCGCACCTTTTGCCGTGCTCGGAATCGGCGGCGCACCAAGCGACGTCGCCATCGATGCGGACGGGCGTCTTGCAGCCGCGGATACGGATACGGATACGTTGACCGTGGCGACGCTGCAACCATGGGGCGTAACACGCTTTCACGACGTTCCCGTCGGGGACGAGGTGGCATTCGACCCGCATTCGCACGCGTTGTTCGTCACCAACCGCGACGTCGAAGGTAAGGGCGCGCTCACGCGCATCGATGCCTCATCTTCGCCCACCCGCGTGATCACCGGCGATACGGCCGAAGGGCTCGCCATCGATAACGCGCGCCAGCTCGTCTACGTCGCGAACGTCAATTCGGGAACCATCAGCGTCGTGGACGCCGCGACCATGCGCGTCCGCACCACGTTCCACGGCGTCGCCCGCAATTTCTCGCTCGCGCTCTCCGACGATGGAAACCGTCTCTATGCGGTCTCCAATCAGAGTCGCACGTCGATTCTCGGGGCTTCGGGCGGCGTTGTGGCCTACGCGTTAAACGACGGATCCCCGCACCTCGTGGCGCGCAGCGCGGCGCTTGCCTTTCCGGTCGGCGTTGCATACGACCATCGCGACCGGCGCGTTTTCGTCACCGACGAACGCGACGACGTCGTGGACGTCTTGGACGCGCGCACCCTCCGCCCCGTTCACGCGCCGCTGGAGACGTGCAGCACGCCCTGGCTGCCCACGTACGATGCCGCGACCGCTCGGCTCTACGTTCCCTGCTCGCGCAGCGGCGCCGTCGACGTCTTCGACGGGCGCACGCTCGCTCGCGTAGCGGGCGCGCCGTTCGCGACGGGCGGTTACCCGCTCGCCGTGGCGCTATGGCACCCCGACGCTCCCTGA